From Miscanthus floridulus cultivar M001 chromosome 15, ASM1932011v1, whole genome shotgun sequence, the proteins below share one genomic window:
- the LOC136507735 gene encoding uncharacterized protein: MERMWGLPLSPAAHICVGPSTPRSTSRLRRRRRRRRRTDPLTEPYPLPPARNVPDEILEEIFLRLDAAEDLARASAACTTFRRVVSARRFLHRFRCLHPPPVLGFLEFDALGTFHPAEPPHRAAPAARALAEAADFTFSFLGTRHCWRVCDARDSRVLLYRRTSITAAFADLMVCDPLHRRHVELPAIPDDLAAATGGSGMQEFDAFLDPDSDNDKEKQDLSFRVICAVQCQHKLVTFHFSSVTGQWRSITFNRTIPFDYSLVKYQYLFERHYAHGCYFWTTALGGSFMVMLNMHDMELSVVDLPPVIFCPREQAIVEAGEGMIGLFKLRDDMLQLFYKSLRGTEWHHERIMGEFTVCHYKRS, from the exons ATGGAAAGGATGTGGGGTTTGCCTCTC TCCCCAGCAGCCCACATATGCGTGGGACCCTCCACTCCACGCTCCACTTCGCgtcttcgccgtcgccgtcgccgtcgccgtcgaacAGATCCACTCACCGAACCCTATCCGCTCCCGCCGGCACGCAATGTCCCCGACGAGATCCTGGAGGAGATCTTCCTCCGCCTCGACGCCGCGGAAGACCTCGCCCGCGCCTCCGCCGCCTGCACGACGTTCCGCCGCGTCGTCTCCGCGCGTCGCTTCCTTCACCGCTTCAGGTGCCTCCACCCCCCTCCCGTCCTCGGCTTCCTCGAGTTCGACGCACTGGGAACATTCCACCCCGCGGAGCCGCCCCACCGCGCCGCCCCTGCTGCACGCGCCCTCGCTGAGGCCGCCGACTTCACCTTCTCCTTCCTCGGCACCCGTCACTGCTGGCGGGTCTGCGACGCCCGCGACTCCCGCGTCCTCCTTTACCGGCGCACCAGCATCACCGCCGCGTTCGCTGACCTCATGGTCTGTGACCCCTTGCACCGCCGGCACGTCGAGCTACCCGCCATCCCCGACGACCTAGCGGCTGCTACTGGGGGCTCGGGCATGCAGGAATTCGATGCCTTCCTCGATCCAGACAGTGACAATGACAAGGAGAAGCAGGATTTGTCATTCCGGGTCATCTGCGCTGTGCAGTGCCAACACAAGCTCGTGACCTTCCACTTCTCTTCAGTCACCGGACAATGGCGAAGCATCACGTTCAATAGAACAATTCCTTTCGACTATTCCTTGGTTAAGTATCAGTATCTGTTCGAGCGCCACTATGCACATGGCTGCTACTTCTGGACGACCGCTCTTGGCGGCAGTTttatggtcatgctcaacatgCATGATATGGAACTCTCTGTTGTTGACCTCCCTCCTGTCATATTTTGCCCTCGAGAACAGGCCATTGTGGAGGCAGGGGAAGGCATGATAGGTCTGTTCAAACTCAGAGATGACATGCTACAGCTCTTCTACAAGTCTTTGCGAGGCACTGAGTGGCACCATGAAAGGATAATGGGGGAATtcactgtgtgccattataaaagatcgtaa
- the LOC136508739 gene encoding uncharacterized protein, with protein MSSPPSHTNPRRRAMSSPPAHPDAGDPASQLIFTDEILGEIFLRLDAAADVARASAACTAFLRRNRSLYHQPVVGFLECEGRTRLHPRSFYHAQQPHRSASAARDLAEAADFNCSFLPEPGSWLVYDATGGRLLLSSRSPDNTSDFTGLVVCDPLPPAVRPDPPYSCRPNSRYVRRLRSPEIPCSNRRGGGIVVSSGLDDSWEKEGDCLHFLFSDRAMA; from the coding sequence ATGTCCTCGCCGCCGTCGCACACCAATCCCCGTCGCCGCGCGATGTCCTCGCCGCCGGCGCATCCGGACGCCGGCGACCCAGCGTCGCAGCTGATCTTCACCGACGAGATCCTAGGTGAGATCTTCCTCCGCCTCGACGCGGCGGCCGATGTCGCCCGCGCGTCCGCCGCCTGCACCGCCTTCCTCCGCCGCAACCGGTCACTCTACCACCAGCCCGTCGTTGGATTCCTCGAGTGTGAAGGTCGCACTCGCCTCCACCCTCGCTCCTTCTACCacgcccagcagccgcaccgctCCGCCTCCGCCGCTCGCGACCTCGCGGAGGCCGCGGATTTCAACTGCTCCTTTCTCCCCGAGCCCGGCTCGTGGCTGGTCTACGACGCCACCGGTGGCCGCCTGCTCCTGTCCTCGCGCTCCCCCGACAATACGTCCGACTTCACGGGTCTCGTGGTGTGCGACCCCCTTCCACCGGCGGTACGTCCGGATCCCCCCTATTCCTGTCGACCTAACAGCCGGTACGTCCGGCGCCTACGGAGTCCAGAGATTCCTTGCTCCAACCGGCGAGGAGGAGGGATCGTCGTTTCGAGTGGTCTGGATGACTCCTGGGAAAAGGAAGGCGACTGCCTTCATTTTCTCTTCAGCGACCGGGCAATGGCGTAG
- the LOC136509244 gene encoding uncharacterized protein isoform X2, which translates to MSSPPPPPDAGDPALQPIFTDEILGEIFLRLDTAADLARASAACTAFLRVVRFLRRNRSLYRQPVIGFLECAGHTPFHTLSFYHAQLPHRSASSARALAEAADFTCSFVPDPGSWLLHDATGGRLLLCSDSSDNTTDFKDLVVCDPLQRRYVQIPSVPVDLTAATSQWRRVTFDGWKMNGYITFVLTSCFYHPHISVYKTSRLFSEVLMLDTHKMEFSVVRTPVLRFRQHAIIESGEGRLGFLTIGDGMLDLYCKAWQDNGVSAEEWQHEKTILIPLPDSDRYSISFCGTGDGYLLIQAIPPDSAELEHMPEIHYFTLHLKTLMVERLCMLNKRVYFAHLYANFLPPLSLPSV; encoded by the exons atgtcctcgccgccgccgccgccggacgcCGGCGACCCAGCGCTGCAGCCGATCTTCACCGACGAGATCCTAGGTGAGATCTTCCTCCGCCTTGACACGGCTGCCGACCTCGCCCGCGCGTCCGCCGCCTGCACCGCCTTCCTCCgcgtcgtccgcttcctccgcCGCAACCGATCCCTCTACCGCCAGCCCGTCATTGGATTCCTCGAGTGTGCAGGTCACACTCCCTTCCACACTCTCTCCTTCTACCATGCCCAGCTGCCGCACCGCTCCGCCTCCTCCGCTCGCGCCCTCGCGGAGGCCGCTGATTTCACCTGCTCCTTTGTCCCCGACCCCGGCTCCTGGCTGCTCCACGACGCCACCGGTGGCCGCCTGCTCCTGTGCTCGGATTCCTCCGACAATACGACCGACTTCAAGGACCTCGTGGTGTGCGACCCCTTACAGCGCCGGTATGTCCAGATTCCCTCTGTCCCTGTCGACCTAACAGCCG CGACCAGTCAATGGCGTCGAGTCACATTCGATGGATGGAAAATGAATGGATATATTACTTTCGTGCTCACATCTTGCTTCTACCACCCGCACATAAGCGTCTACAAGACATCTAGGTTGTTCAGTGAGGTACTCATGCTCGACACTCACAAGATGGAATTCTCCGTGGTGCGCACCCCTGTCCTCCGCTTCAGACAGCATGCCATTATTGAGTCAGGGGAAGGGAGGCTTGGTTTCTTAACCATTGGTGATGGCATGCTAGACCTCTACTGTAAGGCTTGGCAAGACAATGGTGTTAGTGCGGAAGAGTGGCAGCATGAAAAGACAATCCTAATCCCCTTGCCCGACTCTGACAGGTATTCCATCAGCTTCTGTGGTACAGGCGATGGCTACTTACTCATTCAAGCTATTCCACCAGACTCAGCTGAGCTCGAGCATATGCCAGAGATACACTATTTCACGCTACACCTCAAAACATTAATGGTGGAGAGATTGTGCATGTTGAATAAACGCGTTTATTTTGCTCATCTTTATGCAAACTTCCTACCACCGTTGTCGCTGCCAAGTGTATGA
- the LOC136509244 gene encoding uncharacterized protein isoform X1: protein MSSPPPPPDAGDPALQPIFTDEILGEIFLRLDTAADLARASAACTAFLRVVRFLRRNRSLYRQPVIGFLECAGHTPFHTLSFYHAQLPHRSASSARALAEAADFTCSFVPDPGSWLLHDATGGRLLLCSDSSDNTTDFKDLVVCDPLQRRYVQIPSVPVDLTAGTFTSGAYYHFPSFFASTGEEEGSSFRVILMIYDYDKMKVTAFVFSSATSQWRRVTFDGWKMNGYITFVLTSCFYHPHISVYKTSRLFSEVLMLDTHKMEFSVVRTPVLRFRQHAIIESGEGRLGFLTIGDGMLDLYCKAWQDNGVSAEEWQHEKTILIPLPDSDRYSISFCGTGDGYLLIQAIPPDSAELEHMPEIHYFTLHLKTLMVERLCMLNKRVYFAHLYANFLPPLSLPSV, encoded by the coding sequence atgtcctcgccgccgccgccgccggacgcCGGCGACCCAGCGCTGCAGCCGATCTTCACCGACGAGATCCTAGGTGAGATCTTCCTCCGCCTTGACACGGCTGCCGACCTCGCCCGCGCGTCCGCCGCCTGCACCGCCTTCCTCCgcgtcgtccgcttcctccgcCGCAACCGATCCCTCTACCGCCAGCCCGTCATTGGATTCCTCGAGTGTGCAGGTCACACTCCCTTCCACACTCTCTCCTTCTACCATGCCCAGCTGCCGCACCGCTCCGCCTCCTCCGCTCGCGCCCTCGCGGAGGCCGCTGATTTCACCTGCTCCTTTGTCCCCGACCCCGGCTCCTGGCTGCTCCACGACGCCACCGGTGGCCGCCTGCTCCTGTGCTCGGATTCCTCCGACAATACGACCGACTTCAAGGACCTCGTGGTGTGCGACCCCTTACAGCGCCGGTATGTCCAGATTCCCTCTGTCCCTGTCGACCTAACAGCCGGTACGTTCACGTCTGGAGCCTACTACCATTTCCCGAGTTTTTTCGCTTCAACCGGCGAGGAGGAGGGATCGTCGTTTCGAGTGATCTTGATGATTTATGATTATGACAAAATGAAGGTGACTGCCTTCGTTTTCTCTTCAGCGACCAGTCAATGGCGTCGAGTCACATTCGATGGATGGAAAATGAATGGATATATTACTTTCGTGCTCACATCTTGCTTCTACCACCCGCACATAAGCGTCTACAAGACATCTAGGTTGTTCAGTGAGGTACTCATGCTCGACACTCACAAGATGGAATTCTCCGTGGTGCGCACCCCTGTCCTCCGCTTCAGACAGCATGCCATTATTGAGTCAGGGGAAGGGAGGCTTGGTTTCTTAACCATTGGTGATGGCATGCTAGACCTCTACTGTAAGGCTTGGCAAGACAATGGTGTTAGTGCGGAAGAGTGGCAGCATGAAAAGACAATCCTAATCCCCTTGCCCGACTCTGACAGGTATTCCATCAGCTTCTGTGGTACAGGCGATGGCTACTTACTCATTCAAGCTATTCCACCAGACTCAGCTGAGCTCGAGCATATGCCAGAGATACACTATTTCACGCTACACCTCAAAACATTAATGGTGGAGAGATTGTGCATGTTGAATAAACGCGTTTATTTTGCTCATCTTTATGCAAACTTCCTACCACCGTTGTCGCTGCCAAGTGTATGA